The following proteins are co-located in the Triticum aestivum cultivar Chinese Spring chromosome 1A, IWGSC CS RefSeq v2.1, whole genome shotgun sequence genome:
- the LOC123188303 gene encoding glycine-rich cell wall structural protein produces the protein MEEGKDKNNTTEKGLFSNMMHGYPPHGGYGYPPQGYPPPGVPYPPPGTYPPPPQYGYPQPGGYPPHGGYPPVGYPGYGGGHGGHGYGGGHMGYGGGYGGGGHALGHHHGGHGYGHYGHGGHGYGHHGHGHYHGGHGWGHHGHGYHHHHHHGKHGYGKFKKCK, from the exons ATGGAAGAAGGGAAAGACAAGAATAACACCACTGAGAAGGGGCTGTTCTCAAACATGATGCATGGGTATCCACCTCATGGAGGATACGGATACCCTCCTCAAGGTTACCCGCCACCGGGGGTCCCCTACCCTCCTCCCGGGACGTATCCTCCTCCACCACAATATGGGTACCCTCAGCCAGGTGGCTACCCACCTCACGGTGGATATCCCCCCGTCGGCTACCCTG GCTACGGGGGTGGCCATGGAGGACATGGCTATGGCGGCGGGCACATGGGCTATGGaggcggctatggcggcggcggccatgCTCTCGGGCACCACCACGGAGGCCACGGCTACGGCCATTATGGTCACGGAGGCCATGGCTACGGACACCACGGTCACGGACACTACCACGGCGGGCACGGCTGGGGGCACCATGGCCATGGatatcaccaccaccaccaccacggcaaGCATGGTTACGGCAAGTTCAAGAAGTGCAAGTGA